The DNA window TTCATCCGGCGCCGGAAGTTTCAAGGTATCGGTCTGGGTAGCCACTTCACTTTTGGATGTGGTATCCTGCTTTTTCTGGTCTTTGCAGCCAGCCAGCAGAACCATAACAGAAGGTAGAAGGTATTTTTTCATAGGTATAAGTAATTTTTAATCGGTGGATAGAATATTCCTTATCTCTGTTACAAAAACCATTCCCTGTTTTGGAAAGAAAGAAATACGGTAGCGTGATCAGCCAAAAGGTAGAAATTGACCCATTTAGCCATTCACCCTTTGCTTTTCGCGCGGCCTCCGGCCGCGCGAAAAGCAAAGGAATTCAAAATGACTCATTCATATCACTGTATAACCGCATGCACAATATTCTTCCTGTTCCAGGTATACGAGACATGAATGGTACCGTCTGAAGCCTGGATCACGGAAGGATAAGAATATTCATCACCGTCTTTACCATTTTCCAGCACCAGGACATCTTTCCATTGCTGACCGTCCTTAGAAATGGCCACATTGAGCTTCGTGCGTCCTTCCCACCAGTTTTTCCCGCTGATTTCAGGATTATATACAATAAGCAGCCAGTTATTTTTCAGCCGGATGGCATCAGTCCCTGAATTAGGATTGGCAAGGCTGGTTTCCTTCCAAAGCGTCCACTGCCTTCCGTGGTCATAGGAAAATGAGGTCATGACTTTGTTCTGCTGGCTACGGGCGAGAAGCTGAAGTGTGCCGTTCCTGTATTCAATAATGCTGGGCTGGATGACCTGCACGTCTTTCTGGTTGTAGTTAACGGGAATAATTTTCCAGGTCTTTCCGTGGTCAGTGCTCCATTCGAGATGAACCTTCCAGTCCTTTTCGGTAAATTCTTTGCTGGAAGGTGATACAAGATCTCCGTTCCTAAGCATCAGCGGACGGTTCTTTACCGGTCCTATCAGGCCTTTCAGTCCCTGAGCTTCCGACCAGGTTTTTCCGTTATCAGCCGAGGTGTTGAGCCAGCCGCTCCACGCCCTTGGATTGGGTCCTGCTTTATAAAACAAAAGTACCGAATCCGTTTTGGGAAGGGTATACAGTACAGGATTCCATGTTGGATAGGTCGTGTTCCCTGATACTTTTCCGTCGGCAACAGCTTCGGGAACAGACCAGCTCTGATGATTCCATCCGGACAGCCAGATTTTTACTGAAGGGGCTCCCTCATGGTCACCTCCGAACCATGAACAGAGGATGTTCCCGTCTTTTGTTTCCGTTAATGTGGAAGCATGGCACTGGCGAAATCCCGCCGTGTTTTCCGTAAATATTTTTTCCCTGGAAATCAAGACAGGCTGATAGCCTGTACAGGAAGCCAACAGAAGAAGAAAATATATTGAAATCCAGGGTTTCATCAGTGGACGGTTATGTTCTGCTTCAGAGGCAGGTTTTTCGACGAGTTGCCCACCATAATCCTGTAGGTTCCTTTTTCCACCGTCCACTTCATCTTTTCATCAAGGAACTGCAGCTGCTGTACGGGAACCTCGATCATTACCTGTTTGGATTCTCCCGGTTGTAAATGGACTTTCTGAAAGCCTTTCAGCTCAATAACCGGCCGGGAAACCGAAGCCAGGAGGTCTTTAACATACAGCTGGACAACTTCGCTGCCTGCTTTTGACCCCGTATTTTTTACCGTTACCTGTGCCTGTATGGTGTCAGCCGGAGCATATTCTGACCGGTTAAGCTTCAGGCCAGAGATCTCAAATGTGGTATAGCTTAATCCGAAACCGAACGGATACAATGGCTCGCCGCTCAGGTCATAATAATCGTTTCCTCTTCCGGTAGGATGGTGGTTGTAGCTCAGCGGAAGCTGTCCTTCCTCAACCGGGAAGGTTAACGGAAGCTTGCCCGAAGGATTTTCTACTCCGAAAAGTATTTTAGCAACGGCATTCCCTCCTTCTTCACCGGGATACCAGACATCTAAAATAGCCCCTGCCTTATCTTTCCAGGAAGTTGTCTTAATGGCTGAACCTCCTACCAATACCACGGTTACCGGCTTGTTCAGCTTGGAAACTTCGCTGATGAATGCTTCCTGGTTACCAGGCAGGCTCAGTGACGACCTGTCCTGGAATTCTCCTTCGTGAATGCCTGCCGCTATGATGATGTAGTCAGCATTCTGAGCCATCTTCACGGCATCACTAAAATCTTTCTGATAGTTTTTAAGCCCGTAATTCCAGACCAGTTCTATATTGGCTTCACCCCGGTCTTCCCGGAACTCAACCTTCAGATCGTACTTTTGGCCTTTTACGAACTCAACTTCAACGGTTTTGGTGGAATAGCTCAGCTTTTCCCATTGATCGATCATCAGCGTTCCGTTCAGGTACATCCTGAAACCATCATTTCCACGAAGGCCTATGTGGTATTTCCCCGTTTCCGGTGCTTCCAGCTGCCCTTTCCAGCGGACACTGTATTGGTCGGGCTGAAGCTTTTCAGGATTCGGTGAATACAAAGTCCATTTAAAATCCAGCTGCTGGTCCAGCCTTTCAAAAGCAGGGCTGCCGCTCAGATCCGTATCCGAGAAATAACTTCCTTTCAATCCTTTCAGGGTATTAACGGATAAGAATTTTGCCGGAACGGTAGTCAGGTTTTTTACATCCCAGTCAATTCCTCTGGAATAATCGATTATAATATTTTTGTCTGCCGTAAATTTTTTAATTCCTTCCAGGATGCTTGTTTTCCCATTTCCGGGACCGGAGTATCCGCCCAGCCTTGCGTCTGCGGCATCAGTACCGACGACTAAAATATGTTTAACCGTTTCCGGAACCGGAAGGGTATGGTTGTTATTCTGTAGCAGGACAAATGATTCTAAGGCGGCTTTTTCAGCAACAGGCTTGTGGTTCAGCAGTTTCAGCTGCCTGATATCTTTACCGGAAACATACGGGTTTTCAAACAGTCCCAGTTCGAATTTGGCTCTCAGCACGCGGGAAACGGCATCATCAATGCGTTCCCGGCTGATCCTTCCGTCCAGAAACGGCGGAATAAAAAGTTTGTAGTGCTGGTATTCGGTCTGGAAAATCACATCCAGTCCTGCATTGATGGCCTGTGCAGAGGCATCATCATAATCTTTGGCCGTAAAATGCAGGACATTGGCCCCGCCTACAGCGCTTGCATCGCTGATGACAAATCCTTTAAAGTTCCATTCCTTTTTCAGTTTTTCGGTCAGCAGCCACTCATTTGCCGTGGAAGGCCTTCCATCCAGCAGGTTATAAGAAGTCATCACCGAACGGCTTCCTCCCTGGATAAATGCCTCATGAAAAGGAACCAAATGGGTTTCTTTCAGGTACCTGCGGCTCCAGTGGATCGGGTAAGAATCCCTTCCGCCCTCACCTACATTGGCTAAAAAGTGCTTTGGCGTGGTAATGATCCCGGCCTGTTCAAAAGGAGTGACAAAACTTACGCCCATCACCGAAGTGAGGAATGGATCTTCGCCATAGGTCTCTTCCGTCCTTCCCCAACGGACATCACTCGCTAAGTTCACCACCGGTGTCAGGATCTGGCGGATCCCTCTCAGCCGGGATTCCCGGGCAATGGCCGAAGCGACTTCTTTCATCAGCTCCGGATTAAAGGAGGCAGAAAGTCCGATTGCCTGCGGAAAAGCCGTAGCTCCTTCCCTGACCAGCCCGTGCAAAGCCTCATCAAACGGGATGACAGGAATGCCCAGCCTTGATTTTTCAACAAAGTATTTCTGGATCGCATTGATTTTCGCAGCCAGGCGTTCCGCCTTCTCATCGGCATTGTATTTCAGCATCTGCCCGGCAGCCCCTCCACCGCTATTGGCAGCGCTGACCTGCAATCCGAAAATGCCGTGGCTGTACTGGCCTTCAGGAACACGGTCCAGGTCTCCGGGAATCATAAAACACTGCCAGAACTTCTCCTCCGGTGTCATCCGGCTCAACAAGTCTCTGACCCGGACTTCCACCGGCTGTTTCGGGTCTTTGTATAAAGGTTTCTGTGCCTGGATCAGCACAGCCTGAAACAGGATTAAAATTGCTGTTGTCCTGAAACGGTACCTCCTCATAATTCTGTCATTTGAATTACGGTTGAATAGGTAAGTTTTGCGCTTTTAGGAATCATGACTTCCACCGTATTGCCGGATTGTTTCCACTGGATTTTTGAGGAAGTTCCCAATACATTTAGTTTTTTGGGCCTGTATTGTTCAGGAAGGGTAAAGCTGATGGTTGAGGGAGCTTTATAATCTGAAGATTCACTGATATGGAAGACATTCACTGTTTTTCCGTCTTTGCTCCGGGTAAAATATATCTGCCCCTCATGGTATGGTGCAATACTTCTGGTGCCGAATACTGCCGATCCGTTGACGTCCATCCATGCGGCAATTTCCTTCAGCCTTTCATAGACCACAGAATCATAGTCTCCGTTAGGACCGGGAGCAATATTCATCAGGTAGTTGCCTCCCCTGGAAATGATCTTAATAAGGGTTTCAATGATTTTCTGCGAGGATTTATAACGGTCGTTTGGGACATAGGAAAATGAATCACCCATGGTGATGCAGCTTTCCCATGGAATAGAAAGAGCGTTTTCGGGAACTGCCTGTTCAGGCGTCACATAATTTTCCCATTTTCCGGGCACGGTCCGGTCCACGATGATGATTCCCGGCTGGTTCCTGCGTGCCATGGTCCCGATTTTATCCATATCAATGTCCTGCTCTACTTTGATGGTCCGCTGCCATTCCACTTTGGGATCTATGGTATTGAAAGGTCGTACCCAGCCTCCATCCAGCCACAGGATATCTACTTTTCCGTATTTTGAAGTGATCTCATTCAGCTGATTGAAGGTAAATTTTTTGAAGCTTTCCCAACGTTCGGGATATTTTTTAGGGTCGTAATTCACATTTCGGTCCTTAGGCGGGAAATAGGGCCACCAGTAATTATCGGAATGCCAGTCGGGTTTGGAAAAGTAAGCCCCGATCTTAAATCCGTCCGCCCTGAATGTATTGAAGATTTCTTTGGTCACATCCGCTTTCGGGTTTTTGGAAAACGGGGTTTTCGGGGACGTGATCTTATAATCGGATTCCTGGGTATCAAACATGGCAAAACCGTCATGGTGCTTGGTAGTAAATACCACATATTTCATTCCTGCCTTCTTCGCTGCCTCTGCCCATTTCTTCGGGTTGAACTGAACGGGATTGAAGGTCGTCTGGAGATTTTCGTAATTTGTGACATAATCGTTATAGGTTGCGCCATGTTCCGGCTTGCGCTGCGTCCAGGATTCATCTTCCGGGCACAGGCTCCAGCTTTCAACGATGCCCCACTGGCTGTAGGTCCCCCAATGCATGAACAGTCCGAACTTCAGGTCCTGCCACTCTTCCAGATTCTGCACCACCAACGGATCATCCGGCTCCCGATACCCTTCAGACACATTATGCGCCTGCGAAAAAAGAGTTGTAGAGCCCATCAACAAAGAAAAAAACAAAGCTGCAGTTTTGCACTTCCGGATCATACAGTATACTTTCCGCTAAAGTAATCATCCTGCGATAATCTCACAACTGTAGGGATTGGAATATGTTGGAAGAATTTGGAAGCTTACATTATATGGAAGAATGTAATTGGTTATTATTATTTAATGCTTCTTTTGAAAGGTTTAAAGGATTCGAATAATCAGTGGATCTTTTCAATAGATTTATTTAATCAGGTCCTTCAGAGCAGCCTCCATATCCGGATAAGCAAAACTGAACCCGCTGTGCAACAGTTTTTCAGGATAGACATTCCGGCTTTTCAGCAGAAGTTCGGTTTCAGTCCGTAGAAAGAAAGAAGCGATTTTCAGTTGCCATACCGCAGCATTAAGTCCGAATGGCATCTTCATCCGCTTCCTGAGCTTATTCATCATTTCCGCATTGGTCAGCGGCTGTGGTGCAGTAACATTGATCACTCCTGAGATTTCTGCATGATCAATGATCCATTCCAAAGCCCTGCAGAAATCACCGATGTGGATCCAACTCACTTTTTGTCTGCCACTGCCTTGCCTTCCGCCAAGGAAAAGTTTCGTAACGGCTTTCAGTTTCGGAAATGCGCCTCCGCTGTTGCCCATCACAATGGAAGTCCGTAAAGCCACTTTCCGGATTTCCGAGTTTTCTGCCCTGAAAAATTCAGCTTCCCAGCTTTTGCAGATGTTCATTGAAAAATCATCCCCGATGATGCCGTTGGCTTCTGTATTCAGATGCTGTTCCGAATGGTCATAAATCGTTGCCGAACTGGCATTCAGCCATATTTTGGGGGGATGGGCGCATTGGTCGACAGCCTGTTGTAAAACCCTTGTACTGTCAATCCTTGAAGTATAAATCTCCTGTCTGTTCTTTTCGGTGTACCGGCAGTCGACGGACTTCCCGGTAAGGTTGATCAGCACATCCGCTCCCTCAAGATAGTCTTTCCAGTCTCCCAGGGTGCGGGCATCCCAATAGATTTCATGTTCCTGTCCAGGCTGACGGGTCAGAATGAATACGCGATGTCCTCTTGATGTAAAAAACTTTTTCAGGCGGTCTCCAAGGAATCCTGTTCCGCCGGCAATGATGATTTTCATGATGTGTTGTATTGTATTCATGTACAATGTATTAATGTATCGGTAGGTTCAATTGATGGATTTAGATCAAAGGTAAAGAATGGATCAATGTTGTTGATCTTATTAGAGATCTATTCATTACTGACCCATGATTAATCAAGCCGGATCCGCTAGGCGACATATTTTTTGACTTTCACTTCCACCGCCGAACCTTCTGCGAGCATGACGGAGATAGGCTGTTGCTGGCCGAGGCAGGCAAAGTCAGTTCCGTACATCTTCTGGAAATCGAGGTCCAGTTGATGGTCTTTCACCGGGTACCAGTCCCACTTCGGATGGCAGACCTCATATTCCGAAGTCCTGTTTTTCATTTTGGTAAAGCCGTAATAATGTTCGGTAATAAATTCAAACTCCGAGTCTGAGTCCATTGGTAGTGCCCTGTTTTCAGCAATCACTTCCATAGAATGCCAGCTTTTGAGGAAATTCATATTTTGTGTATTAATGTATTTACGTATTAATGTATAATGTATAATGTATAATGTTTAATGTATAAATTTATAGTGCTTTAACATTAATCTATAATCTATAATAATTTTCAGGGTTTGTCACGTGCTTTCGGCACATTGCTTCAGATAGCGGTTCCTGTCCTCCAGAAGATTTTTCAGATAACGGGTCAGATAAAGTGCATTGAATGCCTTGCCGATGATTCCGAAAGGGGATTCAAATTCAAAAATATCCGTCATCACGGTTGCTTTTCCTTCAGTCCTGAATATATGTTGATGGTGCATGGACCGGAAAGCGCCCTGGATCATGATATCGGTGAATTCATAGGGCCTTTTCATACTGATGATTTTTGAAGTGAGTGTCTGCTGTATGCCCAGATGCCGTGCTTTCCAGGTAACTGTCTCACCGGTTTCAATCAATCCTGATGTCCGTCCGGCGATAGCTATTTCTTCCGTATCCGACATTGAGCTGCGATGGACATCAATATTCCTTGCCAGCTCAAATACGGTATGGATATCAGCATTGATCTTTGTTTTGAGGGTAACGACAGGCATCGCTTTTAATGATTATGATTATGTTTCAACATTTCATTTTCTTTTACATTCCGGTAATCCCGATAGCAGATCAGGTAATAAGCGATGGCAAGCACCGGTGTACCGAAGATGCCAAACGCAAACATACCATACATAAAACCGACTATTGAATCCTGGAGTTTTAAAACGCAGGCAACGATGAGGATCAGGAACAGCAGCATAAAAGCCATGCTGATCCTGTGATAGATTTTGAATGCATTGGATTGAACATATTCTTTGTTAAAACATCTTTTGGTAGAACTTATGATGTGTGCCAGGGCTATCACAAAATACACCATAACCGATGCGGCTGAATGCAATACGGCGATATCTATGACGAGAATAATAATAAAAGTCAGGATAAGGTACAACTGGATATTGAAATCCAAAACAATAAAATTTTTCATAGCACAATGTTTCTAAGATTGGTTTTAATACCGGCAGGGATTTAAAAATTCAGGAAATCCCCGCGGGTTCTTTCGTTCTGAAGTTTGAATGTAACGTACATCCAGATTTTAAAAAGTATATTTTTCATTTTTACGGATTGGTTTTATGGGAAGCATGTCTGCGGCCTTTGAGGAATAACAGAAGGTTCAGGAACATCATGATGCCGAGGTAAATGGAAAACTTGCCGATCTTTTCGCTCAGGCTGACCACCAGGCTTTCTACGGTTTCAATACGGTACAGTTCGATGATGCAGAGCGCAAAGCCGATATTCAGAAGGTAAAAGCCGATTTTAAACAGGGAATTGGTCGCCATTGCAATGTCCTGCTTCTGGTGGAAAATATCCATCATGAATGTTTTGGAGTTTTTAAAAAGAAACTGGGATACGGTAACGGTAAGGATGAGCACTACCGGAAGGTAAATCATGTACGCTGAAAAGTTGTACGTTGCGGGGGTTAAGATGGTTGCTGTCATGATCATTTATTTTAGGATTATTTTTTTTCTTAAAAAATACAGGGCAAACAGGTTGATATAATGCAGGACACAGAGGATGAGCACCATATTCCCGATGCGTACCGCCGTCACGGAAAGCAGCTGTTCCGCAGAAGCTATCGGTGTCCAGGCAGTCAGGCTGATGGCAATATACCCGAGATTGATCAGGTAATAGCAACCCAACAGGATCCTGTTGATGGTTAGGCAAAGTTCCGGATCATGGATCAGATAGTTCAGGTAATAGGTTCCGGCATGGTAACATCTTCTTCCCACATCCACCGTGATGTATGAGCTCACCGCAAGGAATATGACGTATGAGACAATATTGAACATCTTATAAATATTATACTTTCAATAATTTTTGAAAATTAAAATGAAATAAAAAAGGATCGATATCCTTTCTATTTCAACAGGTTGGTAATTTTACCTACCAACCAGTGGTCGTCGCTCTTGATGGCCAGATCCATGATGTTGTTGATCTTTCCGGTTACGGAGCTGAAATCCTCCATCAGCCGGATAAACTCTTTAGCTTCATCGGAATCTTTGTCATCGATATTCTTCAGCTCTTCAAGGAAACCGATCACCGGTTCTATTTCCCTTTTCCTACGTTCTTTGGTAATCTGCTTGAACAGGAACCAGATGTCTTTCTCTGCCACAAAATACTCTTTCCGGTCGCCTTTTACAAATTCCTTGCGTACGATTCCCCAGTCCATGAGGGCCCGCAGGTTCATATTGGCATTTCCCCTTGAAATTTCCAGCTGCTCCATTACCTCATCGGTAGAAAGCGGCTTTACTGAAGATATCAGAAGGGCATGCACCTGAGCCATCGTCCGGTTGATCCCCCAGTTGGTCGCAAAGGTTCCCCAGGTCTGAATATATTTTTCTTTGGCTTCTGAAAGTTTCATTGTCTTCTTTTTCTTTTTGAACGTTAATCCAGCCATTCCAAGGCCGGTATCAGCTTCAATTCCTGTTACAAATA is part of the Chryseobacterium camelliae genome and encodes:
- a CDS encoding sialidase family protein; the protein is MKPWISIYFLLLLASCTGYQPVLISREKIFTENTAGFRQCHASTLTETKDGNILCSWFGGDHEGAPSVKIWLSGWNHQSWSVPEAVADGKVSGNTTYPTWNPVLYTLPKTDSVLLFYKAGPNPRAWSGWLNTSADNGKTWSEAQGLKGLIGPVKNRPLMLRNGDLVSPSSKEFTEKDWKVHLEWSTDHGKTWKIIPVNYNQKDVQVIQPSIIEYRNGTLQLLARSQQNKVMTSFSYDHGRQWTLWKETSLANPNSGTDAIRLKNNWLLIVYNPEISGKNWWEGRTKLNVAISKDGQQWKDVLVLENGKDGDEYSYPSVIQASDGTIHVSYTWNRKNIVHAVIQ
- a CDS encoding beta-glucosidase produces the protein MRRYRFRTTAILILFQAVLIQAQKPLYKDPKQPVEVRVRDLLSRMTPEEKFWQCFMIPGDLDRVPEGQYSHGIFGLQVSAANSGGGAAGQMLKYNADEKAERLAAKINAIQKYFVEKSRLGIPVIPFDEALHGLVREGATAFPQAIGLSASFNPELMKEVASAIARESRLRGIRQILTPVVNLASDVRWGRTEETYGEDPFLTSVMGVSFVTPFEQAGIITTPKHFLANVGEGGRDSYPIHWSRRYLKETHLVPFHEAFIQGGSRSVMTSYNLLDGRPSTANEWLLTEKLKKEWNFKGFVISDASAVGGANVLHFTAKDYDDASAQAINAGLDVIFQTEYQHYKLFIPPFLDGRISRERIDDAVSRVLRAKFELGLFENPYVSGKDIRQLKLLNHKPVAEKAALESFVLLQNNNHTLPVPETVKHILVVGTDAADARLGGYSGPGNGKTSILEGIKKFTADKNIIIDYSRGIDWDVKNLTTVPAKFLSVNTLKGLKGSYFSDTDLSGSPAFERLDQQLDFKWTLYSPNPEKLQPDQYSVRWKGQLEAPETGKYHIGLRGNDGFRMYLNGTLMIDQWEKLSYSTKTVEVEFVKGQKYDLKVEFREDRGEANIELVWNYGLKNYQKDFSDAVKMAQNADYIIIAAGIHEGEFQDRSSLSLPGNQEAFISEVSKLNKPVTVVLVGGSAIKTTSWKDKAGAILDVWYPGEEGGNAVAKILFGVENPSGKLPLTFPVEEGQLPLSYNHHPTGRGNDYYDLSGEPLYPFGFGLSYTTFEISGLKLNRSEYAPADTIQAQVTVKNTGSKAGSEVVQLYVKDLLASVSRPVIELKGFQKVHLQPGESKQVMIEVPVQQLQFLDEKMKWTVEKGTYRIMVGNSSKNLPLKQNITVH
- a CDS encoding alpha-L-fucosidase; the protein is MIRKCKTAALFFSLLMGSTTLFSQAHNVSEGYREPDDPLVVQNLEEWQDLKFGLFMHWGTYSQWGIVESWSLCPEDESWTQRKPEHGATYNDYVTNYENLQTTFNPVQFNPKKWAEAAKKAGMKYVVFTTKHHDGFAMFDTQESDYKITSPKTPFSKNPKADVTKEIFNTFRADGFKIGAYFSKPDWHSDNYWWPYFPPKDRNVNYDPKKYPERWESFKKFTFNQLNEITSKYGKVDILWLDGGWVRPFNTIDPKVEWQRTIKVEQDIDMDKIGTMARRNQPGIIIVDRTVPGKWENYVTPEQAVPENALSIPWESCITMGDSFSYVPNDRYKSSQKIIETLIKIISRGGNYLMNIAPGPNGDYDSVVYERLKEIAAWMDVNGSAVFGTRSIAPYHEGQIYFTRSKDGKTVNVFHISESSDYKAPSTISFTLPEQYRPKKLNVLGTSSKIQWKQSGNTVEVMIPKSAKLTYSTVIQMTEL
- a CDS encoding TIGR01777 family oxidoreductase; translation: MNTIQHIMKIIIAGGTGFLGDRLKKFFTSRGHRVFILTRQPGQEHEIYWDARTLGDWKDYLEGADVLINLTGKSVDCRYTEKNRQEIYTSRIDSTRVLQQAVDQCAHPPKIWLNASSATIYDHSEQHLNTEANGIIGDDFSMNICKSWEAEFFRAENSEIRKVALRTSIVMGNSGGAFPKLKAVTKLFLGGRQGSGRQKVSWIHIGDFCRALEWIIDHAEISGVINVTAPQPLTNAEMMNKLRKRMKMPFGLNAAVWQLKIASFFLRTETELLLKSRNVYPEKLLHSGFSFAYPDMEAALKDLIK
- a CDS encoding DUF2071 domain-containing protein — translated: MNFLKSWHSMEVIAENRALPMDSDSEFEFITEHYYGFTKMKNRTSEYEVCHPKWDWYPVKDHQLDLDFQKMYGTDFACLGQQQPISVMLAEGSAVEVKVKKYVA
- a CDS encoding SRPBCC family protein, producing MPVVTLKTKINADIHTVFELARNIDVHRSSMSDTEEIAIAGRTSGLIETGETVTWKARHLGIQQTLTSKIISMKRPYEFTDIMIQGAFRSMHHQHIFRTEGKATVMTDIFEFESPFGIIGKAFNALYLTRYLKNLLEDRNRYLKQCAEST
- a CDS encoding GbsR/MarR family transcriptional regulator; translated protein: MKLSEAKEKYIQTWGTFATNWGINRTMAQVHALLISSVKPLSTDEVMEQLEISRGNANMNLRALMDWGIVRKEFVKGDRKEYFVAEKDIWFLFKQITKERRKREIEPVIGFLEELKNIDDKDSDEAKEFIRLMEDFSSVTGKINNIMDLAIKSDDHWLVGKITNLLK